DNA from Carassius carassius chromosome 25, fCarCar2.1, whole genome shotgun sequence:
atattgagtactcctgccctgtgAGCAGCGGatcgtttattaaaataacagtaatatgaatactgagtattcttgccctgagagcagcacatagaacagtaaaaataacagtaatatgaatattgagtactcctaccctgagatcagtaaaaataactgtaatatgaatattgagtactcctgccctgtgAGCAGCGGatcgtttattaaaataacagtaatatgaatactgagtattcctgccctgagagcagcacatagatcagtaaaaataacagtaaaattaatattgagtattcctaccctgagagcagtatgttacactaaacataacagtaatatgaatattgtgtactcgtgccctgagagcagcacttattttagtaaaataatagtaatatgaatattgagtacttctgcccagagagcagcacatagtttagtaaaataacagtaatatgaatattgagtacttctgccctgagagcagcacataatacactaaaaataacagtaatatgaatattgagtacttctgccctgagagcagcacataatgcactaaaaataacagtaatatgaatactgagtattcctgacctgagagcagcacatagatcagtaaaaataacagtaaaattaaTAGAGTattcctaccctgagagcagtatgttacactaaacataacagtaatatgaatattgtgtactcgtgccctgagagcagcacatattttagtaaaataatagtaatatgaatattgagtacttctgccctgagagcagcacataatacactaaaaataacagtaatatgaatattgagtactcctgccctgaaagcagcacatagtttagtaaaataacagtaatatgaatattgagtactcctgccctgaaagcagcacatagtttagtaaaataatagtaatatgaatattgagtactcctgccctgaaagcagcacatagttcattaaaaataacagttataTCGAGTACCCCTGCCCTGAGAACAGTGCTAATGCTTATGCTAACGttaactgactgatgtaatgtcaaggagatATGAATGAGTACTTTTTCGCTCATTtcggtttcacagacagcgtggaaacattggaaaagcatgttttactccagttacctcataaccagctttgcTGCAATTAACTTatgaagcagtcaagtgaaaatgcatgattatttgttctgtgtatctttgttcACTAATTATCTTTTATGTTAATAATGCTGTCTAATTATCTAAAATGTtagagattttcatttttttcatgagaatacatggtaaattaacttaccttgcaataaatgcctcccacgaagCGTCAGTAACGTAACTctctgaagtattccttccacacgttcaaatttcctgactccgcctctgcttcaaattcattggttgaatctgtaaaccaatcactttcctttctgccctcagaacatgtttgagtaagtaaaactcccatctgcaTTTATTTTACCGTCTATGATTACTACTAGCAGagcagaacctatagaatattgcgcatgcacgactgaacgaatcacctCCTGAGACATCTCGTTCTTCACTTaatgtcagtcacattaaaaattcgttcaaaatgaacgaatcgttcaagaacgacacatcactaattcactgtcagagtcaatggttcgcgcttggtaatgatggctgcggctgcagtaaacaaaatgttcgctgtcactgttcaaagtcatatgggttcgggcaccataatacatctaaaaaattcattaaaaaaaagctcgacaccgctttaatttagcacgaagttctggaaaaactgtgcccagatcttttcccatcccttctcccatctagtctaaaaccgtgaccgtgtcgactgtcactttatgttcgaaaatctattgcacggaTCGactggaccaaccaacacaagtttcgaaaacgaaaatcggaaatcgattttaacggccttctctccgAGCGCGTCcaggttacttttttttttttggaacacgcgtcacacagcaactgcagcttcggacacacacgcataacagcaaataataattctgcagtgtttttctttttacaacagaaatgtaaattctgccggtattcagtctcatgcATAcggatacagattcgggctagaatcggcTACGTatgcaattttttgttgttgttgaaatttctaatcgtaaacacagcctgcagtaaatgttttgcattgttatggcagtccactctgcttattatttgtcgagaatgttgcactcctgtttgtcattgtgcatgtaactttgagccaataaatcatcagaaatattggtctttaccaatatattgaatctctacattcgtcctgcctgttgtccgtggatttacctatatttggtgttatttgctgtataaaataCATCTAGACacgcaaaatcgattttacaatcgattcaatgaacacttgtctctcaaatcaaacaggatttttttcacaaaagtgacaacccaagtaagcggtctctcatttgtaggttgcattgacacctagcggtggatgcaagtaaaacagtacctcattttttttttctcacctgaaattcatgcaataaacatggttttgacaaagatttcaatttgtttgtggtctatatagcctgcatcaaaatgaggtttgcaatgatgcgcccgaaggcacgggttgaagacccagtcagtgacgtcacaaaatgctaatttgcttaaattcatacctatgtaaatcaccatcaccaaaattgtactttttttttttttttttttttacaatgaaacttgaaaaaataatatagacctaactaccgacccttttttttttattatttactgttactgcaaaccaaaatatttttaaggatggcctcatgtgtaatattttcattatattgtCAAAGATCCTACTGACATGCCAAGGTAAAACATGTTTCTAAGCAAAATAAAACTGTAAGGCTTCTGATCAGATGTTATGTTTTAATAGCAATAGGAAAAAAGCAGAAACCATTCAAATTACATATTTTGCATGGGTTTATCAAATATTTAATCAGTTATGCACAGAGCAGAAGGGGGGAAAGATCATTAGCAAGCTATGTGTGAATTTCTGAGGTACCACACAACATTGCTGTAATTTGGTAGTGAATGTCTCAGCAACTCCATATGCATCTAAAACTGCTTTTATAAGGACTTTTGATGGCCACTTTTTGAAGGAACTCATTTCCCATGTCTTCAAATCACAATCAGTCACAGAACACCtgaatttatttcttcttctCATTATCTTTTTTCCTCTCTTGTTTGTTACCACTCTGAGATGAAATGGAGCCCATGGCATTGCGGATGGCCTCATTGTTGGGATCAACACCAGGTAGATTCTCCAGCACACTTTGGAGGAATTCTGGGTCCTGCATTACATCATAATCATCCTCTTCCTGTAGAATCAGTTAAAAAGTGCAAGAGAAAAGACAAGTCATCAGGGAGTATAAGGTGTTCTGCCACAAGGAAAAGACATAGgggtatatacacatatatatatataaaatgaaaagaaaaaacaaataccCTGCTCAGCAATTTGAAACgtacaaaatacaaacaaatttgAAGTGTTGAAGCCCAACAGACAATATTTTTAATTACCTTAGTTTCCGCAGTGTCCATTGGAGCTGCTGTATCCATTGATTCTCCAAATTCTGACACAAGAGATATTGGTCAATATCGCATTCAGTGTCAAGTACAGAGCATATTCTAAGACTAAGAAGGTACGAGAGGGAGGCACAAACCTCCACCTGCCAGGGACATCTGCATGGCATAGGCTATCTGCTCCTCCTCTGACATGCTGCTGAAGTCCGGCAGTGCTGCCACACCAATCTCAGGCTGAGAGGTAGACATCTTTAGAAGAGCTTCCTCTGATTCTGAAGGGAAGAAGAAAAGTGGCACAGAAAATCAGGACTTTGTCTTGCAATGGGAATCAACTATAATGTTAAGAATCCAAAGTATGGAGATGAAGACTGAAAAtctatttgaaaattaaaaagcaAGCATCAGTGCAATTTTACTACTTAAAAAATGAACAGGCTGCACAAAATGAATCAATAACTGAAAATGTTATTAAGAATTAGGACCATGTTGAAGTCACCATGGAAGGCTATAAAGGTGAAAGATGCTTGTTGCTGCCTGGTGGTGTAGTACCcgcatctaccagcaggggctttGGTACATTTTGAAACCTGCAATCTGCCCAGTAATAGCCCAGAGCCACTATGCCCACCATCCCtcactatttaaacattcaaGCACATCATTACCGTCAACGGTTGAGGTGGGAATGCCAGCCTCAGCTGCTGATTGGGCAGCCACCCTACGAGCATCCTCTTCCTGCCTCTGCCTTTGTTCCTCCATAGACACACGCAGAGCCTGTGGATCAAGAGCAACTTAAATAAATGTCTTCCCTTTCAATGTCATAAGAATTGATCAAGTGAGACTGaactaaaaatgcaaaaaaaatgtagCTGAATTAATAAAGTTGCtggtaaacaaaaaaagttaaagcaTCACAGAGCTTCAGTGTTCACACTTTGAGGGAATTAACCTATAAATGTTTTACTCATAGGTGTTTCTGCATAATAAACATATGTATAAGAAGTTTCTGTTATTTAAAAGTGAAACATTTCACCTGTAATGCTATGGATTCATTCTTCAGTTCAGTTATACAAGAGTTAAATTTGTATCTTACCAGGGCCAGTTCTGGGTCCGCACTGGGGTCCACTCCAAACTCAAAGTCACTTGCCCCCAGGCCCATCATGGAACCACCCTCACCAACCAGGATGGGAGAGGACAGCAGGGCATCAGCCAGGCTAGGCCCAGGGGGCACAGTGACCAGATGAGAACCTGTGCCCTCCTTTCCATTCAGAGTGTTCACAAATGCAGTTAGTTTCTCTGTGTTCACCTCCTGAACAGATTGATTAAaagagatcaaatgaaaaatcaaaacaaGAAAATCTGAAAGATTTTAAAGTGATCAAAAGAAAGGTGACAGTTACCTCTTCTCCAAAATTTATCACATCAACATTGACCTTTTCTTTTTTCAATCGCTTCGCCAACTTCACCAGCTTAAAAgtatttagtgaaaaaaaaattacataaaatattcacTTTGACCAACAATGAAAGATGAAAAGCATTTTGTCATTcattaataaacaacaaaaaacatacatcTTTTTCGTTGTCCTCTACTGGGCTTCCCACAAAAGCAATAATCCTCATCTTGTGGTTCTTGCCTTGTCTATGCTTTAGTGCCAACTAGATGCGGatatacacaaattaaaatactacTTTCACTCTTTTAAAAAGATAATTGCCCAaaacttatttaatttttgaGAGAACTATCACTATAAGCATCTATGAATACATACGTGTGCCACTCGTATGCTGGTGCAGAATGAGATTATTCCAAGTGGCTGAATCGCATGGAGCTTTGAGAGAATGCGACCAGTGTCTGATGTTAAAGTGGTTAGGACTTCACAATTACTGAAGCGAACCAAAAGAGTTATTAAATGTAAACAGCACTACTGACAaatcatatatacatacagtacagaccaaaagtttggacacaacttctcattcaaagagttttctttattttcatgactttgaaaattgtagattcacactgaaggcatcaaaactatcaattaacacatgtggaattatatacataacaaaaaaagtgtgaaacaactgaaaatatgtcatattctaggttcttcaaagtagccaccttttgctttgattactgctttgcacactcttggcattcttttgatgagcttcaagaggtagtcacctgaaacagtcttgaaggagttccccgagagatgcttagcacttgttggcccttttgccttctgtctgtggtccagctcacccctaaaccatctcgattgggttcaggtccggtgactgtggaggccaggtcctctggtgcagcaccccatcactctccttcttggtcaaatagcccttaaacagcctggaggtgtgtttggggtcattgttgaaaaataaatgatggtcaaGCTAAACGctaaccggatggaatagcatgcgctgcaagatgctgtggtaaccaagctggttcagtatgccttcaattttgaataaatccccaacagtgtcaccagcaaagcacccccacgtgagcatgtgagccagtttctttgtagcgcttgatggtttttgtgactgcacttggggacactttcaaagttttcccaatttttcggactgactgaccttcatttcttaaagtaatgatggccactcgttttcctgtgcttagatgcttttttcttgccataatacaaattctaacagtctattcagtaggactatcagctgtgtatcaacctgacttctgcacaacacaactaatggtcccaaccccatttataaggcaagaaatcacacttattaaacctgacagggcacacctgtgaagtgaaaaccatttcaggtgactacctcttgaagctcatcaagagaatgccaagagtgtgcaaagcagtaatcaaagcaaaaggtggctactttgaagaacctacaatgttacatattttcagtttcacacttttttgttatgtatataattccacatgtgttaattcatagttttgatgccttcagtgtgaatctacagttttcatagtcatgaaaataaagaaaactctttgaatgagaaggtgtgtccaaacttttggtctgtagtgtatgtatatatatatatatatatatatatatatatatatatatatatatatatatatatatatatatatatatgaaataaaatacagcACTGACAGACTTACTTTGCCATTGTGATTAGGCCCACGTTGTTCTCTGGGTTACTACGGGTCTTTGTGTGACAGACAATGTTGACAGCATCCTGCTGAGCCTGTAATCTAGTGGGCAGGAAATCGCCATTCCTCATGTATTCACTGTTATCTACACTGTAACACATATGAATACATTCAGCTATTTTCATCCAACTTATACAAGTATGAGAGCATAAACTGAGTGCTGACATTTGCAAacgataaaaaaaatcaaaaactggCACTTGGTggtcctgtttttatttttattttacatagcaTCCAAAGTAAGTAAATTGTATTCCAGCAGTGGAAACCCGCTTTAGAATAATATCTGTGATCAAGCTGAGCTGCCTATCTAGACATCTTTTGAGAGCGTTATATCAACAATTCATCTCACTACACACTAAACGGTCCAAAACACAACCAGTATCGCTTTATGACAATTCTAGTGTTTTTGTGTCAGTGGTCTGTTTCTTTATTGCAGAGCAAACGTTAAGTGCTGAATAATGACTCAGGAGAATGTCATTCTAAACAGAAACCGACTATTGAATTATCTTGTTCTTAACTAAGGGCTCAAAAGTGTGTCAGAAGGAAAACCCTATGTATTTACAATAAGTTTGAGGAGTATTAACTATGTAATAAGAGCAATTGTATCTACAACAAAGCGTTTGTTTATATCTTACCAGACCATAGTACTTTCGAGCACCATCTTGGAAGTCCGTTTCCCAAAGTCCGAGCGTCGCTGATTGGCTTACAGATGTAGAACAATGACGAGATCTGTAACAGCAAAGCTGATTGGCTGACAGTTCCGTGGCCCTTCTGAAACAGGACACGGTGCAGAAATATCCTGAGAAGTTCGTACTACTCAGTGTTGCCAGaagtacgataattatcgtatttgtacgataattttttacctttgtacgatcaataatgaaaaaatcccGTGATGTACGATAATTGCAAAATTTAATGAAAATtgaaatgatggtagttgcagtaatagggcttctttactcatacacgaaatcggcttaTTACAGACACTTTAAATGCGTTTGTGTGCACCTCAGgatgtgttaagaatgcaggagagtgctctactttaaagccaacgagcactagttgcggtccatgacagcaagaaccccttcaacatctggcaacacgcagtcttccgatgacagcggctcagatgttaACTGCACCTCTAATCTGGACGccacaaagcaagtgttaaaataattttaatatgttttaatatgtgcCGCgatgcagacagtcactgaaaataataggatagtattttgtcgcattgcttccgtccaaccatacgccaacttttttttttttaattaatgcttaAAACAATACACAAGCAATAACAGATACCATTCGCCTacctattgtggtaatttgcaggtcgtgttaaaatgtagttggtttagaatagataaataaatcttttgactcgtgtacgagaattttcttccaaatacgataattttgaacttctggtacgatacttgtacatttccaatctggcaacactgttcgTACGAGTTGACAAGTCGTAATTACGACGTCGGGTGCGTTCAagcagagaatgtctaatatggTTCAAGTCAGTTTAGTCGGCAGAAGACTGCGGTGAACcttcttttaataaattacaagGAAATTCAACAGGGTTTGTCAACTATGCTTGTAGAAAATGAAGAGCAAAGAATCCGCATCAGGTGTGTTTTGCGTTAAATAATTTATGAAGCCACTTTAATCTGCATCGCATAAAAACTTATGACAGTGTCACTGCTTAATAATACATGTAAGTACAATCCTtggggcttaaatcaaacacaaattgatttgattttgacgctatatttacactgaagctcgaAGAGGGCTATGCTATGGCcatgaccatagactgtatgggCCATGACATTTCCCAACCAGGAGCCTGtggtgccaatcacaacacactggcccagctaaccaatcacagcacattttgtatttcagaAGGCGCGCCTTCATTTGATAAAGGAACTATTCGAGTTAGACTGAGGAGAGAgctgttgtaataatgtaaaatatgtaaaaatgtgtttttccaaCATCCTAgaatgagagcctgttctagttcacacccaaaacaaaataaagactTTGTATAATAgaataataggacccctttaagtgCAGATGTAAACCATGAAACACTGTGCCTTTAACATTAACATCGGTTAGTAAAACTTGACACAGGAAGTTCTacttttcagtgttttttatttcattcatttgcaTACAGCATGAAATGTTGCAATATTTTCCACTCCAAAAGTCTTAATATCCTCTGAAAGAGAGCAGAAATGAATGTCATTGTAAGAGTTAAGAATATTTTCATAAAGATACCACATATGACCATTCTCAGTTTGATAGACAACAAGAATGAAGGCAGCATTTTCAGAGTAAACCATAATTGCACAGGAATCCCCGATCGTaagtgtacagtaaaaaaaaaaaaaatcaccttccCAAACAAATGGCCACCGGGAATCAGACACTTAGGAAGTTgagataaagaaataaattacatgcaaacatacaaataaatatgacttTTTACAGGAATGTTTCTTTTGTTTAGAAAAATTGTCACAGAAAAAGATCCAGCAACTTTCTCTTAGTCCAACCATACTCATCTTCATACCAATATATCTGTATTCAGACAGACTGATTAGCATGaacatatgtaataataataataataaaaaaaaaaagatttggtttAGGATTAAGTTTAGTTTGATTTCAATTCTCTTCACAAAACCAAAGACCTTAAGAGAAGTTTCTATTCTACCCAGTTTATGTAGACATACAAAAATACTGAAGGATGTTcagatactatatatatatatttttattttacagtagttaGTCTGCCAAATATGAAGTATTATTGTGTGCTAAAAAACaaccatttttaaaatgtgtcCCGCAAGCCAAAATATTGAATTTGGGCTTTTATATATATGGtatacaatatttcttccattgtTACAAAAGTGATCTTTTTACCCTGTTTCTCCTtaaattttttcttgcatgtttttCCTAACAATGTAAAGCAAAGAAAACTGGCCAAAGCATTTTCTTGGAAAgctccaaatatatattttaaaataattgta
Protein-coding regions in this window:
- the LOC132104658 gene encoding 26S proteasome non-ATPase regulatory subunit 4-like isoform X1, yielding MVLESTMVCVDNSEYMRNGDFLPTRLQAQQDAVNIVCHTKTRSNPENNVGLITMANNCEVLTTLTSDTGRILSKLHAIQPLGIISFCTSIRVAHLALKHRQGKNHKMRIIAFVGSPVEDNEKDLVKLAKRLKKEKVNVDVINFGEEEVNTEKLTAFVNTLNGKEGTGSHLVTVPPGPSLADALLSSPILVGEGGSMMGLGASDFEFGVDPSADPELALALRVSMEEQRQRQEEDARRVAAQSAAEAGIPTSTVDESEEALLKMSTSQPEIGVAALPDFSSMSEEEQIAYAMQMSLAGGEFGESMDTAAPMDTAETKEEDDYDVMQDPEFLQSVLENLPGVDPNNEAIRNAMGSISSQSGNKQERKKDNEKKK
- the LOC132104658 gene encoding 26S proteasome non-ATPase regulatory subunit 4-like isoform X2 produces the protein MVLESTMVCNCEVLTTLTSDTGRILSKLHAIQPLGIISFCTSIRVAHLALKHRQGKNHKMRIIAFVGSPVEDNEKDLVKLAKRLKKEKVNVDVINFGEEEVNTEKLTAFVNTLNGKEGTGSHLVTVPPGPSLADALLSSPILVGEGGSMMGLGASDFEFGVDPSADPELALALRVSMEEQRQRQEEDARRVAAQSAAEAGIPTSTVDESEEALLKMSTSQPEIGVAALPDFSSMSEEEQIAYAMQMSLAGGEFGESMDTAAPMDTAETKEEDDYDVMQDPEFLQSVLENLPGVDPNNEAIRNAMGSISSQSGNKQERKKDNEKKK